From the genome of Marasmius oreades isolate 03SP1 chromosome 1, whole genome shotgun sequence:
tgaagttgTGTGATCGACTCACTAAGAGCATTGCGGCAGCAATCTGAACTTGACTTTCCGGTCCATAGATCGTCACAACATCAGAGGCGGTTTCTTTATCCGGGAACCGTACACTGGAGTTTGTCTTTGTTTCAATATCACGGATGAAGATACTCTTCTCCCCGAGGAGAGTGCGGTGATAGCGTCGAGGAATGCAGAGGGTTTCATTCACGAAGTCCTTGTCCTATGTACCAGATATCAGCTCATTAGCACCTAACACAGGATCGCACTTACCTTGGAATTGACGAGTTCCATCACCGACTGCTTCAGATTTTCTAAATTCATAGCGTTCTTCGCAGGTGTTCTCGCGACGACATTGTCATCATTGTCGTTATACCCTCCCAGAGCGGCAAATTCTTCTGCGTTTGAAAATTTGACATATACCCCGTACTTCTTCATGATTCGCTGGATGCTTCTTCCACCGACGCCAATAATGCGCTTGTGGTAAGATTCAGGAACATGGAACGATATTTCGGCTGGCAATTCCTCCTGCAACAAGGTCAATCCATGGAGAACAGAGTTATCCGGTCCGGCAATGTCGATGAGGAAGTTGTGGTCGTTGAAAGTCTCGAATTTGATCTTGACGTTTGTAGTCTGCATGATCTTGTTGatttttccattcttctttcCGCTGATGAACTCTCGATGTTCGTTTGACAGTTCGATCTGGAACCGAATTTCATGGTGAAATGCCTGAAATGGAAGTTGAGCATCAAATGAATCATGCCACGCAACACCAATACGCACCTTGATTATATCCAACTCCATGATCATACTGACGGCTGCTCGTACTTCATGCTCCAGACCATGAAGTTCAAAGCACATGCTTTTGAAAACAACTTCAGCGCCCGTAGCAACAGAAATCTGTCTCATAAGTGTGGAGACTTGGTTGGCGTTAAGGTTGGCTGGGGGTAATAACGCGTTGAACTGTATGGGGAGTAACCAAAACGAACCGACATAATAATTGCACGCCTATATTTACAGAAAGTGAGTGACAAAGTGAGTGAGAACACACGATTCACTGACCAGTTGCATAATAGAGCGTATGGTCCGCTGGATGTTGACGCGGTGATCACCATAGACGGTAATCAAGCTGGTGGAACTTCCTAAAGGTGGAAAGTTGATAAAGGTGGCATTATCGTTCATGATGCTCTTCAAATCTTCAGCTCTGTCCAGAACCATCCAATCAAGTTTCCGTGGTAAAATAGCGGTATCTCTCGATATGATGGACTTGCTCTGAGGAAAATGAGCAAAGGCTCAAAGGGAAAAGAACTACTTACCTTGGTGGCGGATACCTGATACAACATATCCCTCGCTCGTTGGACTCCGAAAAATTCGCCAGTGATCCATATAGCGCCGTTGTTTCTTGGGATGGCATTTGGAGACGCAAGAACGTCAGGCCCAACGAGCCCTTGCACAGGAGAAGGGAGGTAGATATTGGTGGCGGTTTCCTCTTGAATAGACTGTAAAACACTGCGTTTCCGGCCGGCGATGATAGTATGGAGTTTATAGTCGATTTCACACATCTCGGAATGAAGGCCACTCTACGGCAATAGATAATTAGAAAGATGGGTAAGACTAGGGTCTATCCGAACTCACGAGCTCATCCAGCATGACCAGCAGCCGGACTCTAGCCAAGTCAACAGAATCACCAGGCCCAGTAATGACAAGCTCGCATATCCGCTCAGTTTCGAGACCCGACCAACCAGCGCTGCTACTGATTCCATCTGGAGGGGTTCGAGTGGAAAGAGAATGGGGACTGTTGACGACTGCAATATGTGCCAAAGCTTGTGAAGCAATGTCGTCTAGACGGCGCCTGACGTCGGGCTTCAAAGCAGGCTTCGAAGAAGGGGAGTCGAGGATCTCAGAACGCGTAACTTTAATAGCAGCGCGATGCTTTTATGAAGAACGTCAGGAAAAGATGCGGCAAATAGACTAAGTTAATCGCACCTGTACGGGACACTCCTTAAGAATCATGCCCCTTGCTGGCATAACTTGCTGGTAAGCACCAGTAAGATGAAAATTCCAGCCCTGATCGGAGGGGAAAGAAGAGATATGACAGCCATGAAGAGACATAGCCATCATGATGAGCTTTGAGACCTGGTCGGCACTCTCTAGAGTGGTAGAATCGTCTTGAGAAAGGACGCCATTATTCAACTGGGATTGTAGGTTAGAGAAAGATGGGTCTTTTTGAGAGGACCTGAGCTCGTTGGGACCAATGAAATCGAGGGAAGCAGAAGGGGAACTTGAATGTCGCGACCGGCGTGGATAAGCGAAAGAAGTGGTGTAGACATCCATGAGAAAGGGGCTAGAGAGGGCTATGGGGAGGGTATGTGGATAATAGGAGGGTATTGACACAAAATGGTATCAATGTCGCTGCCGCCGTCGCTGAAGAGAGTCTCGAGAGCTGGAAAGAGACGACAAAATGCAAGGCAAGGATATAAAAGCCGACGATAGAGTATAGGAGCAAAAGAGAAACAAAATCCAAAAGTCTCACCCCGCCCACCTGGCTGTAAGTAATAATGAGGTACCAACCGAGGGCGACGCCGAGCACGGCGGTGGGCAAGCGAAAAAAATAATTCACACACCCTGTCAGCCATGCAGTCATCTCAGTACTTCATTCGGGCCCTCAAAACAAATCCAGATGACCCCTTAAAGATACAGTTAGCGCGCCAAGCTTGGGATGATAGGTCTTTCTATGCGCCACGAAAGGGAGAGGCGATTGCAGACTGGATTTTGACGCAATTTAGCAAACGTTCTGGTCAGCTTCTTATCTCGTTGTTCTTTTCAGCGGTCCTGAATATCCCCCGTTAGTACAGCTGAAACGCTCTTTGATAGTCAGTACTGGACTCTATTGCACGATGTTATCTCTAGCAGCGATTCAGGACATTGGCTCCCTTCTCTACTGAACCGCGTCGCGTTTGCTCCTATCGTCATTTCCTACTTGAAGGACCTCCAGGAAATCTCAACCACTTCCATGTTTCGGAGATGCATAGAGATTATCTGGCCACTCTCTGCGCAAAAGATAACCATAGAGTATCTCCTCGAGTGCTTCAGTTCACTGCTTCAGTTCTTGAGAGGCGGCGGCCTCGAGGACGACATCCTCACAATCGGACAATACATAATGACCTCCTATCGGCGGGCCTTACTAGCTACCGCTCTAAAGAAGAAGGTATGTCTTCACGTACATCTCTAATTCTATTGTGGGCTTAATCCTCCAATCTAGATATGCACACACTTCATACAGAATCATCTTTCCAACTGGACCGTTGTCATTTCACAAGTACCCACCGACCTTCATCGTGCCATACAACTTGGAGGACTGGAATCTCTATTCAATCTGGACGTTTTGCGAGATAACAAACTGGAACATTTCTTCCTCGACAGTCTCGCGAGGCTTGATCCCGAGACCGTCGTCCCCACGTTACCTGTGTTCTTCGCTTTCTATATACAGACAACGAGGAGGTTTCGTGGAGTCCTATTCAGCCAGACCGCAAATCGGGATTCAAATAAGGAGTTTCGTGCTGCCGGATTTAGATTTCTTGGATCATGCCAAACAATTCTTAGGCAATCGAGCTCCCGTCACCTCGTATGGACTTGCACAGCGTCCCTTCTGGATGTTGTGGTTCAAGAAAACCTGTGGGTCGGTAGTAAAGACGACAGTAACCCAATCCTGAGGGAGATCGTTAATTTCGCTTTAGCAGAGCTAGTGCTCAGCGAGCAAGGTAAGGTCCGATTTTGTGTGTTATGCTTTCCTATACAGACTTGATCCTCATAGACTCCCAACTGGTTGATCCAATCATCAAAAGCTTATCAGCAGTTACCCGAATCGATTATATATTTATCGGACCTGTATTGTCGGATATTCTCTCAAGATTATTGCTGGTATGCCTCTCATACATCTCACATGAAATTTGCTCGCTGACATTGGTGCCTGAACGTAGCTACAAATACCAAGTCCTTCAACACCCTCACTGTTGGAAATGATACTCGAGTACCATATCAAAACACGAACGATGGACAGTTATATCACGAATCTTTTTAGAGCGGTCCACTCTATCCAGCATTCAACAGACCCCTCACGTTGTCGTGACCTTCACGATATCTCTTTAAGTAGTTGTGTCCTCCATCCTTCCCATCTCACAAGTCTGTCAAGAAAGGTTCACGACCATTCAACTCCGAGTCAGACGGTCGAGATCGCACGTTTCATTATTGGCTCTATCTCAGAGCTTTGGGATAGCTACAATTTGTTGGATAAGGACAAACATAACAGAGAGTGCCACGAAAATAATCGGCAATTGCACGGCGATGACTCCGCTAACTTACCGCTGCGTCGTTTCCTGGCGTCCATCATTTCCATCTCGGGTCGTATAGCAGTCGCTATCATATCTTCGCTCTCATTGGATTCTTTACCGAAATCGTCGAGGGCAGAGTTCATCTCACTCTTGGAGAACTTCTCAAAAGTTCTATCCAACGCGTTATTGAAATTGATGACCAGTGCATTATCCACAACCCCGGGCGATCTCGAGGGTGACAACGTTTGGTCAGATGAGATTGTGATTGTGGCTGCACTTCAGATGCACCACGCATCGGCGTTACAGAACGGTCTGGTTCATCACGATCATTTCCGTCCTGAGATTGTTTCAATTCTCAACTCGAAGGCCTACCACTTACCCGAATTACGGTTAGAACTTGTAAGTGGCGTCCTTGACCGGGTGAATTTGCGTTTGTGATGAAAGAATTAGGTTCGGCAATTTTTGCTTAACTGTTTGACGTCGAAGTCATCCGAACTTGACGGCGTTTTGGCGTCAGTCCTCGACTTTCCGAGGGATTCATTGATGGCTTTAGATGATTTGAGGTTGCTTCACATGCTGACGCAGAGGTGGCTTCCTATCCTGGAGTGCGTTTAGAGCATCCCACTGAGATAACATTCTGATCTCCTTGATAGCGCTCGTGCCTCCGAGGAGCACCTCGAAATATTTGCGCATCTCTTCTTGATGCCCCGATTCACTGTAGGCTCGGAAGAAAGTACCGCAATGAGGATGCTTATATCCCAATGCTTTTCCTCAGCTGAGTTCTGGGAGCTCTCAAACCTGCGAGGTAAGAGCATCGGATTACGAACTACAACGCCGGTTAATCGTTCACTCAAACGGTTAGGTATTCTGCTCGGAACTATTGATCGAAACACAAGTCCCCTGGATAACGATAGGGATGTCTTGCAGGAGGACATTCAAAGACAACTCATCTCTGTCTTTGATGCCACTCTCGTTTTTCCGGTCGACTATATCCCCCGAAGTCTAAAACTTGCACTAATCTATCGGGCGCACCGCTTAGACAAGCTTTTATGTTTGCGAAAAGGGTCCCTTGAGCCGGCTGCCATCCAATCAGTTTATACTCTACGCATGCTTGTCAACCGCCTTATGACGAACCTTGGGCCCTACGAATACCCTGTACGTTTTGACGCTTCGTTGTTATGCGATGTGTGCATTCATCTCTGTTCAGGACGCGATTCAGATGCTTGAAAGCCTGCAGGAAAATCCAACAGTCTCCAACTCTCAAGAACTACTTTTCGCGACTCTAAATCTCGGGGAGACGTGCCTAAGGTGCATTCATAATATTCATATAATCACTCTGTTAGCACTAACTCAGGAAATTACTATCGATAGAGCCATACTCAAGAACTCCCGTCAAGATCCCGCCAAACTCGATTCTGTCATACATTCCTGCTCTCTCAATCTACTGGATCCCGTTCACATAATTCGTTTGAAATGCTTTGAGCGTTTCATAGTGATTTTACAAAAGGAATACAATGTCAATGAGTTCGTCTCTGTTTCGATTGTTGACGACAGTGCTGTATTCACAAACACGGTAGCTTCCCCCAATCTGTCACATTCGCACTCCAAGGACTTTTCGACCACCTGGCAAGGACACTTGAACCCCGTCTCCAAGTCTTCAGCGTCAACGTGGCTATTGATAGCCTAAGCACCCAACTGTTATCCTTACAAGTGTggcatcatttcttaattttGGGTCGATGGTTGGATGTCGAAGgtgtgtcaaaccaccaggGATAATATGTATTCTAACACACACTGCCAGATTCAACCATACCTATGATGAGTCCACAATTATGGAAGATTATCTCTAACCTTCCCCCATCACTTGGCTCTGTGAACCTGTGGAAGGATCTTTGCGAAACTGTCTTCGCCCTCGTTACTGAGGAAACGCGATGGTGCACTAACAATCGTCACGCGCATCTGGAGCTAACACTAGCGATGtatgtggaactttctcgaTGGATAGAACGGTCTTTTACCGTCGGAGATCGATCGAATATCATCAGAGTGCTAGAGGACGATTTGTCGTCTCTTATCCACGACCTTCCCGGAGAGATCTTCGAACATTCACTTAACTTGCTGGTAGCTGCGTTAACTAAGGGGCCAGAGAACGATTTGCGGTTTATTTTGAACGTCGCTATTGTCCTCTTGCAAGATCCCCCGAGAAGTATGTGCAAATGCTTTCTCATTTCTCGAATCCTCTGACCTCAATTTTCGTCAGGCACACTTCTACCCACACAATTATTCACCACGGCCTGCATTAATGCCTTCAACGATCGTGGCTCGTTCCATCAAGGTACAACCATCGTTCGTTTGAATGTTCTTCGTTTTCTATCTCAGAGATGCCGTGATCGTGTAAGTACATCTAAACCAATAACAATAATTCAGACTATTTGACAGTAGTTTGTGCAGCCCGCCGCTCTTAGGCTTGCAGACTTAGGAGGGATATGGTCCCTACTTACGCGGATCTTATCAAGGTCGGACAAACATGACCCAGGGACCAGTATCGAAATCTTCACAGCCATATGCTCAATATGCAATGCCTTGATTCGACTTCGCCGCGATTTGGTGGTCTTCTCTCTCCCCCATTTAACGGCGGTCCTCCAGCTCCTGGTCATGACTATGCGCACCCCGAGACCCAATCTTGGCGGCAAACAGACTGAAGTGGTCTCCAACACTCTGCCAATGTGGATGAATGTGCGACAACCACCTGGCCCAGAGGAGGCAAAGTCTCTCGCTAGACTACTAGTATCCCTATCGACAAAAACGGCAGTCAAATACTATGGCTCCTCGACCGAATATCAGAAAGCAGAGTCGCTCGCGCAACCTTTTTCCAAGCACGCTGCGTATGTTTTGAAGGCATACATCCAAGCGTCCAATGACCCTCTTTGTGTTATTCCCTCCGTAATTAGGAGGGCTTTAACACCAGGCCTTTATTCCTTGTGCAACATGATGAATGAGTTCAACAGGGATGCACTGATGGCATCGATTACCGACGTGGGTGAGAAAGCTATTCTCAAAGCACTGTGGAAAGAATATGAGAAGCAGCGATATGTTGGGAAAGGTTGAAGCATGTTCCGGCCGTGAACAACACTGTATCGTTTTGATTCCTATGTAGAATAACAACTCTTAATTGGATCGTCTCACATACACGTCCCTCACGAGACCGTTTGCCTGAGTAGTAGGTTTCACAAATCCAgcgtctttcttctccttagCAATCTCCGCGATAAGCGCAAGAAAATCGTCAACCGCTTGCTCAGACGTTTGAATGTGAACCACCAGTCGGGACCCTCCAAGATGTAAGGGGTCAGAAAGTTTACTCGCTCTCTCCGCGATTTCGTCGTAGTCCGTCCCGATACTGTAAGCGTCGTAGAATACCTTGCAAATAGAAGATGAGACTGAGGAGTTCGATAGTTTCAAGCCCCTTACCATGCACGTTTCTGCTCGACTAGTGATGCCTACACCGATTTCTTCGAGACCCTTCTCTAGCTTCCGTGTTAGAGCATGGACACGCGGAAGGAGTGGGAAGTTCTGGGTCAAAGCATATGCGGCTGACCCCGCAAGAATACCTGTCTGACGCATGCCACCACCAAATAGTTTACGAAGTCGGCGTGCCCTCGAAATGAATTCCCTGGTCCCAACAAGACAAGATCCGATGGGTGCACCTGTCCGTGACGATGAAAATCTGCGGGTTCACAGGGTAACGGCAAAATTACCTAGGCCCTTGCTGAAACACAGGCTTACTGAGTCGAACGGACGAGAGAGCTCTTCGAGTGAGGTCCCAGTTTCTGCAGCAACATGCCAGATCCTGGCGCCATCCAAGTGCATTTTCACGCCCTTGGAATGCACAAAATTAGAGATAGCAATAACCTCTTCCTGAGGAAAGATTGTTCCGTTGAGAGTGTTTTCGAGCGCGACAACTTCGGTGGGAGCACTGTGTAAGCAATTGGTAAGTGATTCCCCATATTACAGCTCGACGAGGATTACAAGTGAACATCGGGTCCGTAGATCATGCCGGCTTTGACTTCGTCGAGGGTGATATGATGGCCTGTAAACGATCGATTGAATAAACAAATGATCAGAAAGTCAGAATTACTCGCCATTCTTAGGAATCAAAGGCGTCACTGCAGCACCCGAATGAAAGCCAGCACCTCCTGCTTCATATCTAAATCAAAAACATGGAGATTGTACGTATAGATCGATTTTTGAGTGAATACATCACTCACTTGTATATATGAGCCCTGTGGTCACACAGAACTGCATATGGTGGTTGTTTGAGGTGGGAACGCAGCGCTATTTGGTTTGAGGCAGTTCCGGATGGCATGAAGAGGCCAGCCTCTTTGCCGGTTATTTTGGCGATGTGTGCCTCTAATTCCCTAGAAATTACCGATCGTTAGGAGCGAGAAAGGTCTTCTGAGAAGACCTGGAGATACTGACAGAGTTGTAGGTTCGTGGTATACGTCGTCACCCAACGAGGAAAGTGTTGCATATGCGTACATTTCTTTTGTTGGCACTTGGAGTCAAGTATTCAGAGTGGCAAGTTAGGTGATTGAGACCCAAGAAAAACCTGTTATTGTGTCCGCTAGAACAACATCAGTTATTGAAGGTTTGTCTTTGAAATGAACGCACAAATGAATGTTCTCGCTATTTGCTTCCGGGTGATATCATTGTCGAAGGCCGGAGTCGTAGCTGAGAGAATATCAAGCTTGACAAGGTCTGCAACGGTGTCTCTGGCTTTTTCTAGAGTGGCGGACATGGTACCAAAAGCTAGCGGCCTGTGAGACAGTAGTGAGACTGGCAGTACTTTAATGTGATAAGTAATTTTGTGATCGATTGCGTTGCCGGGCGGTCCGGGTGTTAAGTCGCGATCCGATAAGTTACACAGCCTCCATTCGCTGCCTCCATTCGCTGCACTTGGTGCACGTTCATCTTCCAAGTTTTTTTGTCAGTTCTTATTTGCATTCTGTTGCAACAGATGGGAAACGTATGATCGTATTCATTTCTCTCTCATCTGACTAGTCTTCAGAAAGTCGTTCTAGGGAGCCAAAGCCGCACAAAAACGCGAACGAAATACTGACAAAAATGCCTCAAAGGGATCCAAAAGTCAGATGAAAACAAACGAGGCCGCGAAGAGTATAGTCTGTACAATTTGCAAACAGGCTTTTGTGAGTACTGTCCTTCGACTTGTACGATTCTTCGGTACACTAAAAATAAGTCAGTTTGTCACTACCCGTCAGCCTGCGTGAGTATCACAAAGTTGTTGTCCAGGACAGGTCGTGGAAATAATATTTCACCCTTAGGCTCGAACAGCACTCGCAAGACAGACACAGCAAGGTACTGGCCGAGTGCTTCCCAGATTTCAAAGCATGATTCCTCCCCCTGTATCCGCGTTATTTCGTTTGCTTTTGATCGGTGTCAGTTGTTGGTAGCTGAGGCTGTGCGAGGTAGAATAGGTCGAGTTCGTCGTCTCAAATGAAATCACATCCAGTCCATGCGAGGTGTGCATTAGAACCATAACATACTCTATAAGAAGCTCCCCCCGGTGTTACCGCCCGCAGCCGCTCCtctgttttgtatcttctcgCCAACTTTCTTCTGCACCTCGTTGTACTTTGCGACGCATCTGTCAATGCAGACAATTTCTCCCTTGTTCAAATCCGGGTCGGTGTATCGTCCACTTATGCATTTACTGTGACATGTCCTACGACGATAGTCAAAATCTTTGGCTTTTTAGACGAAAAAAGGCAGCAAAATACTGACGAGACCATGCGGTTGAAAAAGTCGGTGACAGTGTCTAGCCTATTggaaatgagagagatatcTGAGCTCGATAACTAGTAAACATACTCAGTTATTGCCATTTCAATCTTGTCATTGTTGATACCACCAGAAGGTGAAGACCGTGCACCACCGAGGAAAGACATGGGaggaaaagaggactgtAACTTTTGAAACAGTCACGCGTCCCGCGTCAGAAAATTTTGTCGCGTAActactttgaacctgattgTCCATGAAGAATGCCCGACTCGAGCCCTGTTGCTGTACATCGCTGCAGATTCGTTGACTATAATCCGTCGGCGATCACTGCGTTAGCATTTCCTCCGCTCCCCCTTCCCTCTACGAGGAAAATTCCAGCTAGCTCGCGCCAGTCACCCTTTCCAAAATTTGGGACATTAGCCGTAGGTCATGCCAATGGAAACATCGACTTTTGCGAATGGACTGCATCTAATAATGATATCCAAGCACACCAAGGATGGTGTGTGTCTAAAGTACGAGATGCTTTCTCTCTTACTCTCCTTGGACTCAATAACTTGACTTGAAACAGTCGATCAATGGCTTATATCCTTCTAAAGTGGACGCCCTCGTTTTTACAATTCGCGACCCTGATGCCCTGAAACCCGAGGACGTACCTACGATATCTGATCTTCGACTGTTCAGCTCGGGAGGTGGTAGTGAGTTGATTGAGTGGGACATAGAATACTTGTGTTTAAGGGTAAGTGATTCATGGCGTTGCTCATCCCTAATCATTTAATACATACTTTCAGAGAACAATCAACTCACAAGGCGGTACTATCTGGTGCATAGCAGCAAATCCCACATCCACTATGCTGGCTCTGGGTTGTGAGGATGGAACTGTTCGATTGCTTTCTGTGTCCGACGACACTTTGACACACATTCGTCGCTTCGACCGCGTGAAGTGTCGTATATTGAGCGTGACATGGGGGCCACCGACACCAAAAGAGCGTCAAGGAACTTCCAActccgatgacgatgacgatagTGTCGACGACTGGTTAGATTTATGGTTGGTGGCAGGTTGCTCCGACAGCAGTTTACGGAAGTGGGATGTTTCTACTGGCCGTCTATTAGACCGTATGGGGACGGACAAAGTACGCGGAGAACGTACACTCGTCTGGGCAGTCTCAACATTAGGGTAAGTGGTTCACATAACTACCATTCATGGAAGTTGCTCAGCACTCAGGTAGAGACGGAACTATCGTTTCAGGAGACTCTTTAGGCATAGTCAAATTTTGGGATAGTCGAACGAGCACCC
Proteins encoded in this window:
- a CDS encoding uncharacterized protein (BUSCO:EOG09260R9L), which translates into the protein MDVYTTSFAYPRRSRHSSSPSASLDFIGPNELRSSQKDPSFSNLQSQLNNGVLSQDDSTTLESADQVSKLIMMAMSLHGCHISSFPSDQGWNFHLTGAYQQVMPARGMILKECPVQHRAAIKVTRSEILDSPSSKPALKPDVRRRLDDIASQALAHIAVVNSPHSLSTRTPPDGISSSAGWSGLETERICELVITGPGDSVDLARVRLLVMLDELSGLHSEMCEIDYKLHTIIAGRKRSVLQSIQEETATNIYLPSPVQGLVGPDVLASPNAIPRNNGAIWITGEFFGVQRARDMLYQVSATKSKSIISRDTAILPRKLDWMVLDRAEDLKSIMNDNATFINFPPLGSSTSLITVYGDHRVNIQRTIRSIMQLACNYYVGSFWLLPIQFNALLPPANLNANQVSTLMRQISVATGAEVVFKSMCFELHGLEHEVRAAVSMIMELDIIKAFHHEIRFQIELSNEHREFISGKKNGKINKIMQTTNVKIKFETFNDHNFLIDIAGPDNSVLHGLTLLQEELPAEISFHVPESYHKRIIGVGGRSIQRIMKKYGVYVKFSNAEEFAALGGYNDNDDNVVARTPAKNAMNLENLKQSVMELVNSKDKDFVNETLCIPRRYHRTLLGEKSIFIRDIETKTNSSVRFPDKETASDVVTIYGPESQVQIAAAMLLDHVPFEADMAVPRAGNSEITRICSSPEFGSLAERVKRELQVSISPNFHTPSLNNGALGADTLTDYSFKFRCQRSNSDFLVTAREMLEQFLINHNIRVFPSPTSHTHKRGDSFAEAFPHFDSKLLSTAKTHHESADFGRPMHDPDRRLRLAASSPDVKALFNAPGGFIYEQDDNTAPYIPGTSDYWSPLPPIGSSIPTRTRHTEDSIKRGSDSLLEAKLKEQISKPRTASNRAQSLDLTYSLSRITESASGFAVPDSPTNSNGENGGNSSPTSATAPSFPSVYGTRSAVIGTSAQRSARTYDDDATDEVVRVMHNLGL